Proteins encoded in a region of the Triticum dicoccoides isolate Atlit2015 ecotype Zavitan chromosome 3A, WEW_v2.0, whole genome shotgun sequence genome:
- the LOC119269439 gene encoding GDSL esterase/lipase At3g26430-like isoform X1, translated as MVSLKLQKRHASSVLKCGKDKVWIDPNEIWEFEQFTKRSQYMYNRMGGIYHEILPKSEYFSKALYTFHFAQNDLTLGYLINKTTKQIEAYDPNPKERFTVAMQTSRLMVIAHRRPYSRRG; from the exons ATGGTGTCGCTAAAGCTGCAGAAGCGCCATGCCTCGAGCGTCCTCAAGTGCGGCAAGGACAAGGTTTGGATCGACCCCAATGAG ATCTGGGAGTTTGAACAATTCACCAAGAGAAGCCAGTACATGTATAACAGAATGG GTGGAATTTATCATGAGATCCTACCCAAATCTGAGTACTTCTCCAAGGCACTGTACACCTTCCATTTTGCCCAAAACGATCTCACCTTGGGCTACCTCATCAATAAGACTACCAAACAGATTGAGGCCTATGACCCCAATCCGAAGGAGCGGTTCACTGTGGCAATGCAG ACATCGCGCTTAATGGTGATTGCGCACCGGAGACCCTACTCTCGCCGCGGATAG
- the LOC119269439 gene encoding GDSL esterase/lipase At3g26430-like isoform X3 yields MVSLKLQKRHASSVLKCGKDKVWIDPNEIWEFEQFTKRSQYMYNRMGGIYHEILPKSEYFSKALYTFHFAQNDLTLGYLINKTTKQIEAYDPNPKERFTVAMQIRFSVESK; encoded by the exons ATGGTGTCGCTAAAGCTGCAGAAGCGCCATGCCTCGAGCGTCCTCAAGTGCGGCAAGGACAAGGTTTGGATCGACCCCAATGAG ATCTGGGAGTTTGAACAATTCACCAAGAGAAGCCAGTACATGTATAACAGAATGG GTGGAATTTATCATGAGATCCTACCCAAATCTGAGTACTTCTCCAAGGCACTGTACACCTTCCATTTTGCCCAAAACGATCTCACCTTGGGCTACCTCATCAATAAGACTACCAAACAGATTGAGGCCTATGACCCCAATCCGAAGGAGCGGTTCACTGTGGCAATGCAG ATTAGATTTTCTGTAGAATCCAAATAA
- the LOC119269439 gene encoding GDSL esterase/lipase At3g26430-like isoform X2: MVSLKLQKRHASSVLKCGKDKIWEFEQFTKRSQYMYNRMGGIYHEILPKSEYFSKALYTFHFAQNDLTLGYLINKTTKQIEAYDPNPKERFTVAMQTSRLMVIAHRRPYSRRG; encoded by the exons ATGGTGTCGCTAAAGCTGCAGAAGCGCCATGCCTCGAGCGTCCTCAAGTGCGGCAAGGACAAG ATCTGGGAGTTTGAACAATTCACCAAGAGAAGCCAGTACATGTATAACAGAATGG GTGGAATTTATCATGAGATCCTACCCAAATCTGAGTACTTCTCCAAGGCACTGTACACCTTCCATTTTGCCCAAAACGATCTCACCTTGGGCTACCTCATCAATAAGACTACCAAACAGATTGAGGCCTATGACCCCAATCCGAAGGAGCGGTTCACTGTGGCAATGCAG ACATCGCGCTTAATGGTGATTGCGCACCGGAGACCCTACTCTCGCCGCGGATAG